One region of Streptococcus salivarius genomic DNA includes:
- a CDS encoding single-stranded DNA-binding protein, whose product MYNKVILIGRLTATPEMVKTASDRSFTRVTVAVNRRYKTQNGEREADFITVVVWGRLAETLASYASKGSLISLDGELRTRKYDKDGQTHYVTEVLCSSFQLLESRAQRAVRENNPDNDLADLVLEEELPF is encoded by the coding sequence ATGTATAACAAAGTTATTTTAATTGGACGTTTGACGGCGACTCCTGAAATGGTAAAAACTGCTAGCGATAGGTCTTTTACACGTGTTACAGTTGCGGTTAATCGTCGCTATAAGACGCAAAATGGTGAGCGTGAGGCTGACTTTATTACAGTGGTTGTCTGGGGGCGTTTGGCTGAGACCTTAGCATCTTATGCTAGCAAGGGGAGTTTAATTTCTCTTGATGGTGAGCTTCGTACTCGTAAGTACGATAAGGATGGTCAAACTCATTACGTTACTGAAGTGCTTTGTTCCTCTTTCCAACTTCTGGAGAGTCGTGCTCAGCGTGCTGTTAGGGAAAATAATCCTGATAATGACTTGGCTGACCTCGTCTTGGAAGAAGAACTTCCCTTCTAG
- a CDS encoding CPBP family intramembrane glutamic endopeptidase, translating into MVYNKHKGVLVFMILYTVLFVFDGIRVFDAPLPSSLTTYLVYTIMFLYGCFLFKSELLKKWKEVRSSKRKFFLGVLKGWLLLVLVTIFFGLLSAILRQVLGLSEQGLNEANIQSTFKEQPLLIAVFACIIGPFVEELFFRQILLHCLQRHLPSWLSICVVGFVFALTHMHSLSLSEWVSAVGYLGGGVALSIIYVNEKGNIYYPLMVHVLGNILSFIVLVIGSVQ; encoded by the coding sequence ATGGTTTACAACAAACATAAGGGAGTCCTTGTTTTTATGATTCTCTATACAGTCCTTTTTGTTTTTGACGGTATACGAGTATTTGATGCTCCCTTACCTTCTTCTTTAACGACCTATTTAGTTTATACCATCATGTTTTTGTATGGTTGCTTCTTATTTAAGTCTGAATTGCTCAAAAAGTGGAAAGAGGTCAGAAGTTCTAAAAGAAAATTTTTCTTGGGGGTTTTAAAAGGCTGGCTCTTACTTGTCCTGGTGACCATTTTCTTTGGACTACTATCGGCAATATTGAGGCAGGTTTTGGGACTAAGTGAACAAGGACTAAACGAGGCTAATATACAAAGTACCTTTAAAGAACAACCACTACTGATAGCAGTTTTCGCCTGTATCATTGGACCTTTTGTGGAAGAACTCTTTTTCCGTCAAATTTTATTGCATTGTTTACAGAGACATTTGCCAAGCTGGCTAAGCATTTGTGTGGTAGGATTTGTTTTCGCCTTGACCCATATGCACAGTTTGTCTTTATCAGAGTGGGTCAGTGCAGTTGGTTACTTAGGTGGCGGAGTAGCCCTTTCAATTATTTATGTGAATGAAAAGGGAAATATTTACTATCCCTTGATGGTTCATGTGCTAGGAAATATTTTATCTTTTATAGTATTGGTCATTGGTAGTGTGCAATAA
- the ytpR gene encoding YtpR family tRNA-binding protein, producing MIFAYNKEQVGDVLLVILEDTKDIKRSVERKGKVARVTADETGKTLAWNIFEASSLIDIEGNGQVFLSDQDVAVLNEELAKEGFEERLENTQGPVFVVGQIDEMVAHPDSDHLNICQVNIGDKKVQIVAGAPNAALGLKTIVALPGAMMPSGALIFPGKLRGEDSYGMMCAPRELALPNAPQKRGIIELDDSAVVGEAFDPAKHWKG from the coding sequence ATGATTTTTGCATACAATAAGGAACAAGTTGGTGACGTTTTGTTGGTTATCTTGGAAGATACTAAGGACATCAAACGTAGCGTAGAACGTAAAGGTAAAGTGGCGCGTGTCACAGCTGATGAAACAGGCAAGACTCTTGCTTGGAATATTTTTGAAGCGTCAAGCCTCATTGATATCGAAGGTAACGGTCAAGTTTTCTTGTCAGACCAAGATGTAGCTGTCTTGAACGAAGAATTGGCTAAAGAGGGCTTTGAAGAGCGTTTGGAAAACACACAAGGACCAGTCTTTGTGGTTGGACAAATTGATGAAATGGTTGCACATCCAGACAGTGACCACCTTAACATCTGCCAAGTGAACATCGGTGATAAGAAGGTCCAAATCGTTGCAGGAGCACCAAACGCAGCGCTTGGTCTTAAAACTATTGTAGCTCTTCCTGGTGCTATGATGCCTAGCGGTGCCCTTATCTTCCCAGGAAAACTTCGTGGTGAAGATAGTTATGGTATGATGTGTGCCCCACGTGAGTTGGCCCTTCCAAATGCCCCACAAAAACGTGGTATTATTGAACTTGATGATTCAGCAGTAGTCGGTGAGGCTTTTGATCCAGCTAAACACTGGAAAGGGTAA